Proteins encoded by one window of Manis pentadactyla isolate mManPen7 chromosome X, mManPen7.hap1, whole genome shotgun sequence:
- the LOC118931974 gene encoding transcription initiation factor IIA subunit 2-like: MAYQLYRNTTLGNSLQESFDELIQSQQITPQLALQLLLQSDKAINSALAQRVRNRVNFRGSLNTYRFCDNVWTFVLNYVEFREMTELIKVDKVKIVACDGKNNGSSTTE, from the coding sequence ATGGCATATCAGTTATACAGAAAtaccactttgggaaacagtctTCAGGAGAGCTTTGATGAGCTCATACAGTCTCAGCAGATCACTCCCCAGCTTGCCCTTCAACTTCTACTTCAGTCTGATAAGGCTATAAACTCAGCATTGGCTCAGAGGGTCAGGAACAGAGTCAATTTCAGGGGCTCTCTGAATACATACAGATTCTGTGATAATGTGTGGACTTTTGTATTGAATTATGTGGAATTCAGAGAGATGACAGAACTTATTAAAGTGGATAAAGTAAAAATTGTAGCCTGTGATGGTAAAAATAATGGCTCCAGTACTACagaatga